One genomic window of Bradyrhizobium sp. CCGE-LA001 includes the following:
- a CDS encoding FAD-dependent oxidoreductase has protein sequence MLDLAIVGGGPGGLMSAWYLKRKLGDLCRVTIFEASDRLGGKIVTRKFDSAPAMYEAGVAEIYDYSMTGPDPLRELIQHFGLQTIPMDAEQVQFGGELLNDVAGMRRRYGAKTATAIEAFRNRCAEMMSPIEYYEGVGAHDNENPWAYKTAEQVLDEEVEDETAKRFFKVMARSDIATESHNTNGLNALKNYLMDVDGYIGLYSIQNGNEQLIECLQSEVNADIQLNHRVLTVGKAPTGRYQLKMMNGKGPETRDFDLVLVCLPHSWLATVGWEGEQLRKSMVKHVSYFDRPAHYLRVSILFDSPFWGEKIAGAWFMSEAFGGCCVYNEGARHDVGKHGVLNWLIPGSDALAFANLSDQDLIDAALKSLPASLGDARSHFMEGKIHRWLSSVNAIPGGLPVRDVMTNHRPEPKEHPGIVVVGDYLFDSTLNGLLDSSDAATDIILTEMMRLRRERAQDDKPLSDKIDRRYFENYRGLGPYHEAWRNFTDPDYLTKLIGIVWGSAKGAKLLVAGSASGELVGALRDRGIDAWGIENNRAIHARTPKPLKKYNKLGSVTDMPFKDGAFDFVFETSLCHVSPKQVVRAIRELNRVVKTGLVFGSITSDMAPALIDRYDLLRGVKKLGTWWEWSELFFGNGFDLSMHRKECTDALWEATLAANKGPGQWYADADSLRYSFFDKVEDEDDD, from the coding sequence ATGCTTGATCTCGCAATCGTAGGCGGCGGCCCCGGCGGGCTGATGAGCGCTTGGTATCTGAAGCGCAAGCTCGGCGACCTCTGCCGCGTCACCATCTTCGAGGCGTCCGATCGGCTCGGCGGCAAGATTGTCACGCGCAAGTTCGATTCGGCGCCTGCCATGTATGAAGCCGGCGTTGCCGAAATCTACGACTACTCGATGACCGGCCCCGATCCGCTGCGCGAGCTGATCCAGCATTTCGGGCTCCAGACCATTCCGATGGACGCCGAGCAGGTGCAGTTCGGCGGTGAGCTCCTCAACGACGTCGCCGGCATGCGCCGCAGATACGGCGCCAAGACCGCGACCGCGATCGAGGCATTCCGCAATCGCTGTGCCGAAATGATGTCGCCGATCGAGTATTACGAGGGCGTCGGCGCGCACGACAACGAGAACCCCTGGGCCTACAAGACCGCCGAGCAGGTGCTCGACGAGGAGGTCGAGGACGAGACGGCGAAACGCTTCTTCAAGGTCATGGCGCGCTCGGACATCGCAACGGAGAGCCACAACACCAACGGCCTCAACGCGCTCAAGAACTATCTCATGGATGTCGACGGCTATATCGGCCTCTATTCCATCCAGAACGGCAACGAGCAGCTGATCGAATGCCTGCAGTCGGAGGTCAACGCCGACATCCAGCTCAATCATCGCGTGCTCACCGTCGGCAAGGCGCCGACCGGCCGCTACCAGCTCAAGATGATGAACGGCAAGGGGCCCGAGACGCGCGATTTCGATCTCGTGCTGGTCTGCCTGCCGCATTCCTGGCTTGCTACCGTGGGCTGGGAAGGCGAGCAGCTGCGCAAGTCGATGGTCAAGCACGTCTCCTATTTCGACCGTCCGGCGCACTATCTGCGTGTGTCCATCCTGTTCGACAGCCCGTTCTGGGGCGAGAAGATTGCCGGCGCCTGGTTCATGTCGGAGGCCTTCGGCGGCTGCTGCGTCTACAATGAGGGCGCGCGCCACGACGTCGGCAAGCATGGCGTCCTGAACTGGCTCATTCCCGGCTCCGACGCGCTGGCCTTCGCCAATCTGTCGGACCAGGACCTGATCGATGCGGCGCTGAAGTCGCTGCCGGCTTCGCTCGGCGATGCGCGCTCGCATTTCATGGAAGGCAAGATTCACCGCTGGCTGTCGTCGGTGAACGCGATTCCCGGCGGCCTACCCGTGCGCGACGTGATGACCAATCACCGGCCCGAGCCGAAGGAGCATCCCGGCATCGTTGTGGTCGGCGACTATCTGTTCGACTCGACGCTGAACGGACTGCTCGATTCGTCGGATGCGGCGACCGACATCATCCTGACCGAGATGATGCGCCTGCGCCGCGAGCGGGCACAGGACGACAAGCCGCTCTCGGACAAGATCGATCGCCGCTATTTCGAGAACTATCGTGGCCTCGGCCCCTATCACGAGGCGTGGCGCAATTTCACCGATCCCGATTATCTCACCAAACTGATCGGCATTGTCTGGGGCAGCGCGAAGGGCGCCAAGCTGCTGGTCGCGGGCTCCGCCAGCGGCGAGCTGGTCGGTGCGCTGCGCGATCGCGGCATCGACGCCTGGGGAATCGAGAACAACCGCGCCATCCACGCCAGGACGCCGAAGCCGCTGAAGAAGTACAACAAGCTCGGCTCGGTCACCGACATGCCGTTCAAGGACGGTGCGTTCGACTTCGTGTTCGAGACCAGCCTCTGCCACGTGTCCCCGAAGCAGGTGGTCCGCGCGATCCGCGAGCTGAACCGCGTGGTCAAGACCGGCCTCGTGTTCGGCTCGATCACCTCGGACATGGCGCCGGCACTGATCGACCGCTACGACCTGCTGCGTGGCGTCAAGAAGCTCGGCACCTGGTGGGAATGGTCCGAACTGTTCTTCGGTAATGGTTTCGACCTGTCGATGCACCGCAAGGAATGCACCGATGCGCTCTGGGAGGCGACGCTCGCCGCCAACAAGGGCCCGGGTCAGTGGTACGCCGACGCCGACAGCTTGCGCTACTCCTTCTTCGACAAGGTCGAGGACGAGGACGACGACTAG
- the rpoC gene encoding DNA-directed RNA polymerase subunit beta' — protein sequence MNQEIMNLFNPTTPAQVFDQIRISIASPEKILSWSYGEIKKPETINYRTFKPERDGLFCARIFGPIKDYECLCGKYKRMKYKGIICEKCSVEVTLSRVRRERMGHIELAAPVAHIWFLKSLPSRIGLLLDMTLKDLERILYFEYYVVLEPGLTALKDRQLLSEDEYLKAQDEYGQDSFTAMIGAEAIRELLKGMDLEKLELSLRAEMQETDSDIKHKKLAKRLKIVEAFRHSGNKPEWMIMTVVPVIPPDLRPLVPLDGGRFATSDLNDLYRRVINRNNRLKRLMELRAPDIIIRNEKRMLQEAVDALFDNGRRGRVITGANKRPLKSLADMLKGKQGRFRQNLLGKRVDYSGRSVIVVGPELRLHQCGLPKKMALELFKPFIYSRLDAKGLSTTVKQAKKLVEKERPEVWDILDEVIREHPVLLNRAPTLHRLGIQAFEPVLIEGKAIQLHPLVCSAFNADFDGDQMAVHVPLSLEAQLEARVLMMSTNNILHPANGQPIIVPSQDIVLGLYYVSIMREGLPGEGKVFGDMAELEHALHAKVIHLHTKIKYRWEGMDETGKVSKRWIETTAGRVMLGNLLPKNPRISYEIINKLMTKREISGVIDQVYRHCGQKETVIFCDRIMAIGFYNAFKAGISFGKDDMVVPHGKWKIVDTTRTLAKDFEQQYNDGLITHGEKYNKVVDAWSKATEEIAKAMMKEISATKKTASGADADINSIYMMAHSGARGSPAQMRQLAGMRGLMAKPSGEIIETPIISNFKEGLSVLEYFNSTHGARKGLADTALKTANSGYLTRRLVDVAQDCIITQSDCGTKLGIKMRAIVDAGTVVASLGSRILGRTACEDIRDSSGKVIIKRDTLMEESHLDAIQQGGVQEVKIRSALTCELVNGICGKCYGRDLARGTPVNHGEAVGVIAAQSIGEPGTQLTMRTFHIGGAAQLNEQSFVEANFDGKIVIRNKAIARNSEGHLIAMVRNMVVAIVDADGTERATHRVQYGSRLHVDEGDMVKRGQRIVEWDPYTRPLLTEVEGTIGFEDLVEGQSISETLDEATGIAKRVVIDWRSTRGGSDLRPAIVVKGKDGKVLKLPRGGDARYMLSVDAILSVDVGAKVNPGDILARVSTESAKTRDITGGLPRVAELFEARRPKDAAIIAEIAGTIRFGRDYKNKRRISIEPMDKTEEAREYLIPKGKHIHLQDGDVVEKGDFIVEGNPAPHDILAVKGIEELAAYLVNEIQEVYRLQGVLINDKHIEVIVRQMLQKVEVTDQGDTDMISGEQVDKIEFDALNEKAKEEGKKPATGTPVLLGITKASLQTRSFFSAASFQETTRVLTEAAVNGKVDPLEGLKENVIVGRLIPAGTGASMAKIREVAMKRDKLILDEREKQAAVVSPAPEAELPALPPAE from the coding sequence CGCGCATCGGCCTTCTGCTGGACATGACGCTGAAGGATCTCGAGCGGATCCTCTATTTCGAATATTACGTCGTGCTGGAGCCGGGCCTCACCGCGCTGAAGGACCGTCAGCTGCTGTCGGAAGACGAGTATCTGAAGGCGCAGGACGAGTACGGCCAGGACAGCTTCACCGCCATGATCGGCGCGGAAGCGATCCGCGAGCTGCTCAAGGGCATGGACCTGGAGAAGCTCGAGCTGTCGCTGCGTGCGGAGATGCAGGAGACCGACTCCGACATCAAGCACAAGAAGCTCGCCAAGCGCCTCAAGATCGTGGAAGCGTTCCGCCACTCCGGCAACAAGCCGGAATGGATGATCATGACGGTCGTCCCGGTGATTCCGCCGGACCTGCGTCCGCTGGTGCCGCTGGACGGCGGCCGCTTCGCGACCTCCGACCTCAACGACCTCTATCGCCGCGTCATCAACCGCAACAACCGCTTGAAGCGGCTGATGGAGCTGCGCGCGCCCGACATCATCATCCGCAACGAGAAGCGCATGCTTCAGGAAGCGGTCGATGCGCTGTTCGACAACGGCCGCCGCGGCCGCGTCATCACCGGCGCCAACAAGCGCCCGCTGAAGTCGCTCGCCGACATGCTCAAGGGCAAGCAGGGCCGCTTCCGTCAGAACCTGCTCGGCAAGCGCGTCGACTATTCCGGCCGATCGGTGATCGTGGTCGGTCCCGAACTGCGCCTGCATCAGTGCGGCCTGCCGAAGAAGATGGCGCTCGAGCTGTTCAAGCCCTTCATCTACTCGCGGCTCGACGCCAAGGGTCTGTCCACCACGGTGAAGCAGGCCAAGAAGCTGGTCGAGAAGGAGCGGCCCGAGGTCTGGGACATCCTGGACGAGGTGATCCGCGAGCATCCGGTGCTGCTGAACCGCGCGCCGACGCTGCATCGTCTCGGCATCCAGGCGTTCGAGCCCGTGCTGATCGAGGGCAAGGCGATCCAGCTGCACCCGCTGGTCTGCTCCGCGTTCAACGCCGACTTCGACGGCGACCAGATGGCCGTGCACGTTCCGCTGTCGCTCGAAGCGCAGCTGGAAGCGCGCGTGCTGATGATGTCGACCAACAACATCCTGCATCCGGCGAACGGCCAACCGATCATCGTGCCCTCGCAGGACATCGTGCTGGGCCTGTACTACGTCTCGATCATGCGCGAAGGCCTGCCCGGTGAGGGCAAGGTGTTCGGCGACATGGCCGAGCTCGAGCACGCGCTGCATGCGAAGGTCATCCACCTCCACACCAAGATCAAGTACCGGTGGGAGGGCATGGACGAGACCGGCAAGGTCTCCAAGCGCTGGATCGAGACCACCGCCGGCCGCGTCATGCTCGGCAATCTGCTGCCGAAGAATCCGCGGATTTCATACGAGATCATCAACAAGCTGATGACCAAGCGCGAGATCTCCGGCGTCATCGACCAAGTCTACCGCCACTGCGGTCAGAAGGAGACCGTGATCTTCTGCGACCGCATCATGGCGATCGGCTTCTACAACGCGTTCAAGGCCGGCATCTCGTTCGGCAAGGACGACATGGTCGTGCCGCACGGCAAGTGGAAGATCGTCGACACCACCCGTACGCTGGCGAAGGATTTCGAGCAGCAGTACAACGACGGTCTGATCACCCATGGCGAGAAGTACAACAAGGTCGTCGACGCCTGGTCGAAGGCCACGGAAGAAATCGCCAAGGCGATGATGAAGGAGATCTCCGCCACCAAGAAGACGGCGAGCGGAGCCGACGCCGACATCAACTCGATCTACATGATGGCCCACTCCGGCGCCCGCGGTTCGCCGGCCCAGATGCGCCAGCTCGCCGGCATGCGCGGCCTGATGGCCAAGCCGTCGGGTGAGATCATCGAGACGCCGATCATCTCGAACTTCAAGGAAGGCCTCTCGGTGCTCGAGTACTTCAACTCGACCCACGGCGCCCGCAAGGGCCTCGCGGACACGGCGTTGAAGACCGCGAACTCCGGCTACCTGACCCGCCGTCTGGTCGACGTGGCGCAGGACTGCATCATCACGCAGAGCGACTGCGGCACCAAGCTCGGCATCAAGATGCGCGCCATCGTCGATGCCGGCACCGTGGTGGCTTCGCTCGGCTCGCGCATCCTCGGACGCACGGCCTGCGAAGACATCCGCGACAGCTCGGGCAAGGTGATCATCAAGCGCGACACGCTGATGGAAGAAAGCCATCTGGATGCCATCCAGCAGGGTGGCGTGCAGGAGGTGAAGATCCGTTCGGCGCTGACCTGCGAACTCGTCAACGGCATCTGCGGCAAGTGCTACGGCCGCGACCTCGCCCGCGGCACGCCGGTCAATCACGGCGAAGCGGTCGGCGTCATCGCGGCGCAGTCGATCGGCGAGCCGGGTACCCAGCTCACCATGCGCACCTTCCACATCGGCGGTGCGGCGCAGCTCAACGAGCAGTCTTTCGTCGAAGCCAATTTCGACGGCAAGATCGTGATCAGGAACAAGGCCATCGCCCGCAACAGCGAAGGTCACCTGATCGCGATGGTGCGCAACATGGTGGTGGCGATCGTCGATGCCGACGGCACCGAGCGTGCGACGCACCGCGTCCAGTACGGCTCGCGCCTGCACGTCGACGAAGGCGACATGGTCAAGCGCGGCCAGCGCATCGTCGAGTGGGATCCCTACACCCGTCCGCTCCTCACCGAAGTCGAAGGTACGATCGGCTTCGAGGATCTGGTCGAGGGGCAGTCGATCTCGGAAACGCTCGACGAGGCCACCGGCATCGCCAAGCGCGTGGTCATCGACTGGCGCTCGACCCGCGGCGGCTCGGACCTGCGTCCGGCCATCGTGGTCAAGGGCAAGGACGGCAAGGTGCTCAAGTTGCCCCGTGGCGGCGATGCCCGCTACATGCTGTCGGTCGACGCCATTCTCTCGGTCGACGTCGGAGCCAAGGTCAACCCGGGTGACATCCTCGCCCGTGTCTCGACCGAAAGCGCCAAGACGCGCGACATCACCGGCGGTCTGCCGCGGGTGGCGGAGCTGTTCGAGGCCCGGCGTCCGAAGGATGCGGCGATCATCGCCGAGATCGCGGGCACCATCCGGTTCGGGCGCGACTACAAGAACAAGCGCCGCATCTCGATCGAGCCGATGGACAAGACCGAGGAGGCGCGCGAGTACCTGATCCCGAAGGGCAAGCACATCCACCTTCAGGACGGCGACGTCGTCGAAAAGGGCGACTTCATCGTCGAAGGCAACCCGGCGCCGCACGACATCCTTGCAGTCAAGGGCATCGAGGAGCTCGCGGCCTATCTGGTCAACGAGATCCAGGAGGTCTACCGGCTCCAGGGCGTGCTCATCAACGACAAGCACATCGAGGTGATTGTCCGTCAGATGCTCCAGAAGGTGGAAGTCACCGACCAGGGCGACACGGACATGATCTCCGGCGAGCAGGTCGACAAGATCGAGTTCGACGCGCTGAACGAGAAGGCCAAGGAAGAGGGCAAGAAGCCCGCCACCGGAACGCCGGTTCTGCTCGGCATCACCAAGGCGAGCCTCCAGACCCGCTCGTTCTTCTCGGCGGCCTCGTTCCAGGAGACCACCCGCGTCCTCACGGAAGCGGCGGTCAACGGCAAGGTCGATCCGCTCGAAGGCCTCAAGGAGAACGTCATCGTCGGCCGGTTGATCCCGGCGGGCACCGGCGCCTCCATGGCCAAGATCCGCGAAGTCGCCATGAAGCGCGACAAGCTGATCCTGGACGAGCGCGAGAAGCAGGCGGCCGTCGTGTCGCCCGCGCCGGAAGCAGAGCTTCCTGCGTTGCCGCCCGCGGAATGA